In Mastigocladopsis repens PCC 10914, a single window of DNA contains:
- a CDS encoding DUF4912 domain-containing protein: MAKERPPLEEMTLRQLRKVASECSISRYSRMRKSQLLAAIQEAQRSKVSLSQSRSLEAQETVEAAKFELGQVDRTGGTLADVDEGLADLPAGYGESRIVLMPRDPQWAYTYWDVSNEHKEELRRLGGQQLALRIYDVTDISLEYQSPHSIQEYPSDELAREWYLPVPVSDRDYVIDIGYRCADGRWLVLARSAPVHVPPVYPSDWIEDVFITVNFEEDLRGTTVYELVPPAKKIATATTNGVGAGANPIYDQIFGMAESAEAMRVAGSVFGSMQHIPGSAAPEQAISSYVFPSGVGMWAVPTMSGLTMSGVGMSGAGFSGDVPMRPRQFWLIADAELIVYGATEPDATVTIGGRPIKLNPDGTFRFQMSFQDGLIDYPIMAVAADGEQTRSIHMKFTRETPSRNTNTKEEAVLEWLS; the protein is encoded by the coding sequence ATGGCAAAAGAACGCCCACCGTTAGAAGAGATGACATTGCGGCAACTACGTAAAGTTGCCAGCGAATGTAGCATCTCTCGCTATAGCCGAATGCGTAAATCGCAACTGCTGGCAGCAATTCAAGAAGCCCAGCGCAGCAAAGTTTCTCTCAGCCAATCTCGTTCACTGGAGGCACAGGAAACCGTGGAAGCAGCAAAATTTGAGTTGGGTCAAGTAGACCGTACTGGTGGAACTCTCGCTGATGTTGATGAAGGACTGGCGGATCTTCCAGCAGGCTATGGAGAAAGCCGTATTGTTCTCATGCCCCGCGATCCTCAATGGGCTTATACCTACTGGGATGTGTCCAACGAACACAAAGAAGAACTGCGCCGTCTTGGGGGACAACAACTGGCATTGCGTATTTATGATGTCACCGACATCAGCTTGGAATACCAAAGCCCCCACAGCATTCAAGAGTATCCCAGCGACGAACTCGCGAGGGAATGGTATCTGCCAGTTCCAGTGAGCGATCGCGATTATGTCATCGACATCGGTTACCGATGCGCTGATGGTCGCTGGTTAGTCCTGGCTCGTTCTGCACCCGTCCACGTTCCTCCTGTGTATCCTTCTGACTGGATTGAAGACGTCTTCATCACCGTGAATTTTGAGGAAGATTTGCGCGGCACAACCGTTTACGAACTGGTTCCTCCTGCCAAGAAGATAGCGACAGCAACGACAAATGGCGTTGGCGCTGGTGCTAACCCCATTTACGACCAAATCTTTGGCATGGCTGAGTCTGCCGAAGCAATGCGAGTTGCAGGTTCTGTGTTTGGTTCCATGCAGCACATACCTGGTTCCGCCGCACCAGAACAAGCTATCAGTTCCTACGTCTTCCCCTCCGGCGTCGGTATGTGGGCAGTTCCAACTATGTCCGGGTTGACGATGTCCGGCGTGGGTATGTCCGGTGCTGGCTTCTCTGGTGACGTACCAATGCGTCCACGCCAGTTCTGGTTAATTGCTGATGCTGAGTTGATTGTTTATGGCGCAACAGAACCTGATGCTACTGTAACAATTGGCGGTCGTCCAATTAAGCTGAATCCAGACGGAACCTTCCGCTTCCAGATGTCCTTCCAGGATGGTTTGATTGACTATCCGATTATGGCTGTTGCTGCTGATGGTGAACAAACACGGTCAATTCACATGAAGTTTACTCGTGAGACACCATCTCGGAATACAAATACCAAAGAAGAAGCTGTTTTAGAATGGCTATCTTAA
- a CDS encoding SDR family oxidoreductase codes for MLNVENKVIIITGASSGIGEATAKLLAANGAKVVLGARRTDKLEKLVEEIHASGGTAEFKAVDVTDREDVKAFIHFAKDKFGRVDVIFNNAGVMPLSPMNALKVEEWDNMINVNIHGVLNGIAAGLPIMEAQGGGQFINTASIGAHVVAPTAAVYCATKYAVWAISEGLRQESKNIRVTTISPGVVETELGSDITDDASKGFLQELRKTALTPDAIARAVLYAVSQPDDVDVNEVIVRPIRQMM; via the coding sequence ATGTTGAATGTAGAAAACAAAGTCATTATTATCACTGGAGCCAGTAGCGGCATCGGCGAAGCCACCGCGAAGCTGCTCGCCGCAAACGGTGCAAAAGTCGTTTTGGGGGCACGTCGGACAGACAAGCTAGAAAAGCTGGTCGAGGAGATTCACGCATCCGGTGGTACAGCAGAATTCAAAGCGGTAGACGTCACCGATCGCGAAGATGTGAAAGCATTCATTCACTTCGCCAAAGATAAATTTGGTCGCGTTGATGTCATTTTTAACAATGCAGGCGTGATGCCCCTATCCCCAATGAACGCCTTGAAGGTCGAGGAATGGGACAACATGATTAACGTGAACATTCACGGCGTATTGAATGGCATTGCGGCGGGTTTGCCAATCATGGAAGCGCAAGGTGGCGGACAATTCATCAATACTGCGTCCATTGGTGCCCATGTGGTAGCGCCCACTGCCGCAGTTTACTGCGCGACCAAGTATGCGGTTTGGGCAATTTCCGAGGGACTGCGGCAGGAGTCGAAAAATATCCGCGTGACCACAATATCCCCCGGCGTGGTTGAGACCGAACTCGGCTCTGATATCACAGATGATGCATCCAAAGGTTTTTTGCAAGAACTCCGCAAAACTGCGTTGACTCCAGATGCAATCGCCAGAGCCGTCTTGTACGCTGTGTCCCAGCCGGATGATGTCGATGTTAACGAAGTGATCGTCCGCCCGATCCGCCAAATGATGTAA
- a CDS encoding SDR family oxidoreductase encodes MGKNTALALAKKGVDVIVTYHSSEAEANSVVSAIAEMGGKAAALQLDTSNTKTFDGFVAQVKQTLQDKWQTEQFDFLINNAGTGIYAPFAEGSEEDFDYMMNIHVKGVFFLTQKLLPSIKDGGRIVNLSTGLTRSTLPGYAAYASAKGAIEVLTRYMAKELGYRQIAVNTIAPGAIETDFGGGVVRDNPEINQFFASQTALGRVGVPDDIGGAMASLLCEENRWVNAQRIEVSGGQYL; translated from the coding sequence CTGGGCAAAAATACTGCTCTGGCACTGGCGAAAAAAGGGGTAGATGTCATCGTGACGTATCACAGCAGCGAGGCAGAAGCAAACAGTGTTGTCTCTGCGATTGCAGAAATGGGTGGTAAAGCCGCTGCCCTGCAACTGGACACTTCCAACACGAAAACCTTTGATGGGTTTGTGGCACAAGTCAAACAGACACTTCAAGACAAGTGGCAGACCGAGCAGTTTGATTTCCTCATCAATAATGCCGGGACTGGAATATACGCACCGTTTGCAGAAGGGAGCGAGGAAGACTTTGATTACATGATGAACATTCATGTGAAAGGCGTTTTCTTTCTGACACAGAAACTGCTTCCTTCGATCAAGGACGGAGGACGGATTGTCAATCTTTCGACTGGTCTTACCCGTTCTACTCTACCGGGCTATGCCGCCTATGCCAGCGCGAAGGGCGCGATCGAGGTTTTAACTCGATACATGGCGAAAGAACTGGGATACCGACAGATTGCGGTGAATACGATCGCTCCAGGCGCAATCGAAACTGATTTCGGGGGTGGTGTCGTGCGTGACAATCCAGAGATTAACCAATTCTTCGCGTCGCAAACTGCCTTGGGTCGCGTGGGTGTGCCGGATGATATTGGTGGCGCGATGGCATCATTGCTCTGTGAAGAAAATCGATGGGTGAATGCACAGAGAATTGAAGTTTCTGGTGGTCAGTATCTTTAA
- a CDS encoding nuclear transport factor 2 family protein: MERQKFMKFSKVKMIHRFCQVLMSAGLTGLLAVLTMTKTPTAKADSQSDVIVFQPNNDAATCSDCAERSVGGNRCLTQLSLDRSLANCWKQQRFAIADVAQVMQSNQADVQDTETIEQRNKEIVQQYFDGWRNRTGNFFDLLAPEATWTITGTGATAGTYRKQELLDRVINPTSARLSTPIVPTVRGIWADGDMVIALWDGEATARDGKPYRNTYTWYFRMQDGKAIKAIAFLDMQKFTDLWTRVSPRN, from the coding sequence ATGGAACGCCAAAAATTCATGAAATTTTCAAAGGTTAAGATGATACATCGTTTTTGTCAGGTTTTGATGAGCGCGGGGTTAACGGGGCTGCTGGCTGTTCTGACAATGACGAAAACTCCCACAGCTAAGGCAGATTCTCAATCAGATGTGATTGTGTTTCAGCCAAATAATGATGCAGCCACCTGTAGCGATTGCGCGGAGCGCAGTGTCGGAGGCAATCGCTGCTTAACACAGCTTTCCCTCGATCGGTCTCTAGCGAACTGCTGGAAGCAGCAGCGCTTCGCTATCGCAGACGTTGCCCAGGTAATGCAGTCCAATCAAGCAGACGTACAAGATACTGAGACGATCGAACAGCGCAACAAGGAAATTGTCCAACAGTATTTCGACGGCTGGCGAAATAGGACTGGCAACTTCTTCGACTTGCTCGCTCCGGAGGCAACGTGGACGATTACCGGCACTGGTGCAACAGCGGGCACCTATCGCAAGCAAGAGTTACTCGATCGAGTCATTAACCCAACCAGCGCCCGACTATCGACCCCGATCGTGCCAACCGTACGCGGTATCTGGGCGGATGGCGATATGGTCATCGCTTTGTGGGACGGGGAGGCGACCGCCAGGGACGGCAAACCTTACCGGAACACCTACACCTGGTATTTCCGCATGCAGGACGGCAAAGCGATCAAAGCGATCGCCTTTCTGGACATGCAAAAGTTCACCGACTTATGGACAAGAGTTTCACCGAGGAACTAG
- a CDS encoding SDR family oxidoreductase → MNYDIKDKIILVTGANRGIGRAIVESFIEHGAAKVYAAVRKLDSISPLVEQYGDQVVPIQVDLGDPQSIVAAAQTAKDVQVVVNNAGVFQAGTVLAEDAIASLEFQMNINVYGLIYMAQAFAPVLKANGGGVFAQINSVASLKGFSDSATYCASKAAAYLITQALRELLSKQGTFVLSVHPGPIATDMGDAAGLTEVAEPPALVADGMIEALKTGNFHVFPDSMAKQMGGAYKSFAENVVEVLPS, encoded by the coding sequence ATGAACTACGACATCAAAGACAAAATCATCTTGGTTACGGGCGCAAATCGCGGTATCGGTAGGGCGATAGTTGAGTCCTTTATTGAACACGGAGCCGCCAAAGTATATGCTGCTGTTCGTAAGCTGGACAGTATCTCCCCATTGGTTGAACAATACGGCGATCAGGTAGTGCCGATTCAGGTTGATTTAGGTGATCCCCAATCTATTGTTGCCGCCGCTCAAACTGCCAAAGATGTGCAAGTAGTTGTTAATAACGCAGGAGTCTTTCAAGCTGGGACTGTCCTAGCTGAGGATGCGATCGCCTCCCTTGAATTTCAGATGAATATCAATGTATATGGACTAATTTATATGGCTCAGGCGTTTGCCCCAGTTCTCAAAGCCAATGGAGGTGGGGTCTTTGCTCAGATCAATTCTGTTGCTTCGCTGAAGGGTTTCTCCGACTCTGCTACCTACTGTGCCTCAAAAGCTGCTGCCTATTTGATTACCCAAGCCTTGCGAGAACTATTGAGTAAGCAGGGCACGTTTGTGCTAAGTGTTCATCCTGGTCCGATTGCCACGGATATGGGCGATGCGGCAGGGCTAACTGAGGTTGCGGAGCCACCTGCACTTGTGGCAGACGGGATGATAGAAGCTTTGAAAACTGGAAATTTTCATGTCTTTCCTGACTCAATGGCTAAGCAAATGGGCGGTGCTTACAAAAGCTTTGCGGAAAATGTCGTTGAGGTTTTACCAAGTTAA
- a CDS encoding AraC family transcriptional regulator, with protein MVDRHTDGKGNGAHATAIDPLVFMRECEPSTAIRDVSEPLLAIVVQGKKEVFLNEEIYQYSVAQHLVVSVDLPLGACVVEATPDQPYLSLKLKLDPAQLCEIIAQTNPDTGKKESVKGWFISDAAPPLIDCAIRLTRLLDTPQDIPFLAPMIIREIYYRLLMGEQGEAVRQIATSGSNMQRIAEVIKRLKADFTKPLRVEELAEQANMSASSFHRHFKAVTSMSPLQYQKQLKLLSARQMMLAENADATQAAYQVGYESTSQFSREYARMFGAPPIRDIERLRVA; from the coding sequence TTGGTCGATCGGCACACGGATGGCAAGGGAAACGGTGCCCATGCCACTGCGATCGATCCCTTGGTCTTCATGCGAGAATGTGAGCCTTCCACCGCAATTAGAGATGTCAGCGAACCGCTGCTCGCCATTGTGGTGCAGGGCAAAAAAGAAGTATTCCTCAATGAGGAAATCTATCAGTACAGTGTCGCTCAGCATCTGGTTGTCTCGGTGGATCTGCCGCTAGGTGCGTGTGTAGTCGAGGCAACACCCGATCAGCCCTACCTAAGCTTGAAGCTAAAGCTAGACCCTGCCCAACTCTGTGAGATCATTGCTCAAACGAACCCAGACACGGGCAAAAAAGAATCAGTGAAAGGCTGGTTCATCAGCGATGCCGCTCCACCCTTGATTGATTGTGCCATCCGACTGACAAGACTTTTAGATACACCGCAAGATATTCCGTTTCTCGCACCGATGATCATCCGGGAAATCTACTATCGTCTTTTGATGGGTGAACAAGGGGAAGCGGTTCGTCAGATTGCCACTTCTGGCAGTAATATGCAGCGCATTGCTGAAGTGATTAAACGGCTCAAAGCAGATTTTACCAAGCCGCTACGAGTTGAAGAGTTGGCAGAGCAAGCGAATATGTCTGCTTCCTCGTTCCACCGCCACTTCAAAGCAGTCACCTCGATGAGTCCGCTGCAATACCAAAAACAATTGAAACTCTTGAGCGCACGTCAGATGATGCTTGCCGAGAATGCTGATGCGACCCAGGCTGCTTATCAGGTTGGGTATGAGAGTACTTCACAGTTCAGCCGCGAATATGCTCGCATGTTTGGTGCGCCGCCCATCAGGGATATTGAGCGGTTGCGAGTAGCCTGA
- a CDS encoding leucine zipper domain-containing protein, whose protein sequence is MTPSEIADTLKELFDAASINAIAPSSWQIETANFRLLVMLSDDETWLRVLLPIMPASEAQPFLEQLLEANFDETQEVRYALQQGVVWGVFQHNCHSLVAEDFRDAIARLISLHRTGLDNAFNRLIERRIRQIIIAAKQQGQSLQATMQNLDRFYAEGLMGEIDQTSQATEEVLAAWRYQLERLWNEVDANF, encoded by the coding sequence ATGACACCCTCTGAAATCGCGGATACGCTTAAAGAATTATTTGATGCAGCGTCTATCAATGCTATTGCACCTAGTTCCTGGCAAATAGAAACTGCAAATTTTCGGCTGCTAGTTATGCTGTCAGACGATGAAACTTGGCTGCGAGTTTTATTACCCATCATGCCAGCATCTGAGGCTCAACCCTTTCTAGAACAACTTCTGGAAGCAAACTTTGACGAAACTCAGGAAGTACGCTACGCCTTGCAGCAAGGAGTGGTGTGGGGAGTGTTTCAGCACAACTGTCATAGCTTAGTCGCAGAAGATTTTCGAGATGCGATCGCCAGACTTATTTCTCTCCATCGAACAGGTTTAGATAATGCTTTTAATCGACTCATTGAAAGACGTATCCGACAAATTATTATAGCGGCTAAGCAGCAAGGTCAATCTCTTCAAGCCACAATGCAAAACCTGGATCGCTTTTATGCAGAAGGATTGATGGGTGAAATAGACCAAACTTCACAGGCAACAGAGGAAGTTTTAGCAGCGTGGCGGTATCAGTTAGAGCGCCTGTGGAATGAAGTTGATGCAAATTTCTAA
- a CDS encoding DUF2358 domain-containing protein: protein MDIIEILKQDYQRFPDNQTYSIYTQEVYFQDPLNKFRGVERYKQMIKFIKTVFLNTKMDLHNIERVGDTIKTEWTLSWNTPLPWKPRISIPGWSELRLNTQGLIVSHIDYWQCSRLDVLKQHLFSLKSS from the coding sequence ATGGATATCATTGAAATTCTCAAACAAGACTATCAGAGATTTCCGGATAACCAGACATATAGCATTTACACTCAAGAGGTTTATTTTCAAGACCCGCTTAACAAATTTCGTGGTGTTGAGCGATACAAGCAGATGATTAAATTCATCAAGACTGTGTTTTTAAATACCAAAATGGACTTGCATAACATTGAACGTGTAGGAGACACCATTAAAACTGAGTGGACACTCAGCTGGAATACCCCCCTTCCTTGGAAACCACGCATTTCTATACCTGGCTGGAGTGAATTGCGCCTCAACACTCAAGGTTTGATTGTTTCCCACATTGATTATTGGCAGTGTTCGCGCCTAGATGTACTCAAACAGCATTTATTCTCCTTAAAAAGTTCATAA
- a CDS encoding TRC40/GET3/ArsA family transport-energizing ATPase, whose product MRVILMTGKGGVGKTSVAAATGLRCAELGYRTLVLSTDPAHSLADSFDLELGHAPKQIRPNLWGAELDALLELEANWGSVKRYITQVLQARGLDGVQAEELAILPGMDEIFGLVRMKRHYDEGEYDVLIIDSAPTGTALRLLSLPEVSGWYMRRFYKPFQNISVALRPLVEPFFKPIAGFSLPDKEVMDAPYEFYQQIEALEKVLTDNTQTSVRLVTNPEKMVIKESLRAHAYLSLYNVATDLVVANRIIPEAVQDPFFQRWKENQQQYRHEIHENFHPLPVKEVPLFSEEMCGLDALERLKDTLYKDEDPAQVYYKETTIRVVQEKNQYSLELYLPGVPKNQIELKKTGDELNITIGNHRRNLVLPQALAALQPAGAKMEEDYLKIRFAAV is encoded by the coding sequence ATGCGTGTAATTTTAATGACAGGCAAAGGCGGCGTGGGAAAAACCTCCGTAGCCGCCGCCACTGGACTCCGTTGTGCAGAACTGGGTTATCGCACACTTGTTTTGAGTACAGACCCCGCTCACTCTCTAGCAGACAGTTTTGACCTAGAACTGGGACACGCACCGAAACAAATTCGCCCCAATTTGTGGGGTGCGGAACTGGATGCACTACTAGAACTAGAGGCAAACTGGGGTTCTGTAAAACGTTATATTACCCAAGTTTTACAAGCACGTGGTTTAGACGGAGTGCAGGCGGAAGAATTAGCTATTTTACCAGGCATGGATGAGATTTTTGGCTTGGTAAGAATGAAACGCCATTACGATGAAGGGGAGTATGACGTTTTGATTATTGACTCAGCCCCTACCGGCACGGCACTACGTTTGCTAAGTTTACCAGAAGTCAGTGGCTGGTATATGCGCCGTTTTTACAAACCTTTTCAAAACATTTCTGTTGCACTTAGACCTTTAGTTGAACCTTTTTTTAAACCAATTGCTGGGTTCTCTTTACCAGACAAAGAGGTGATGGACGCACCTTACGAGTTTTATCAACAAATTGAAGCTCTGGAAAAAGTATTAACAGATAACACTCAAACCTCGGTGCGCCTCGTCACCAACCCCGAAAAGATGGTGATTAAAGAGTCTCTTCGCGCTCATGCATATCTGAGTTTGTATAACGTTGCAACGGATTTAGTTGTCGCAAATCGTATTATTCCTGAAGCAGTGCAAGACCCTTTTTTCCAGCGTTGGAAAGAGAATCAACAGCAGTATCGCCACGAAATTCATGAAAACTTCCATCCTCTACCTGTTAAGGAAGTCCCGCTTTTCTCAGAGGAAATGTGTGGTTTGGATGCATTAGAACGTCTTAAGGACACGCTCTATAAAGATGAAGATCCGGCTCAGGTTTATTACAAAGAAACGACAATTAGAGTTGTGCAAGAGAAAAATCAATACAGTTTAGAATTGTACTTACCAGGCGTTCCTAAAAATCAGATTGAATTAAAGAAAACTGGAGATGAGTTAAACATCACAATTGGTAATCATCGCAGAAATTTAGTATTGCCACAAGCTTTGGCAGCACTCCAACCCGCAGGAGCAAAAATGGAAGAAGACTATCTCAAAATCCGTTTTGCTGCGGTGTGA